In Lacibacter sp. H375, one DNA window encodes the following:
- the pth gene encoding aminoacyl-tRNA hydrolase, giving the protein MKFLIVGLGNIGAEYAHTRHNIGFDVVEALASKHNATFKVDRLAAVAEIKLKGKNLVCIEPSTYMNLSGKAVKYWMDKEKIAVEHVLVIVDELALPLNKIRLRPGGSDAGHNGLKSIQETLQTTAYPRLRFGIGNDYPKGKQVDFVLGKWSDAEMPIVKKKIEATLEVIESFVLTGIERTMNHANKIEITL; this is encoded by the coding sequence ATGAAATTTTTGATCGTTGGTTTAGGAAATATCGGTGCCGAGTATGCGCACACCCGTCATAACATAGGTTTTGATGTGGTGGAGGCATTGGCTTCAAAACATAATGCAACATTTAAAGTAGATCGGCTGGCAGCAGTTGCTGAAATAAAACTGAAAGGAAAAAACTTGGTATGCATTGAGCCATCTACTTATATGAATTTAAGCGGCAAGGCCGTTAAGTATTGGATGGATAAAGAAAAAATTGCTGTTGAGCATGTGCTGGTGATTGTTGATGAACTGGCGCTGCCATTAAATAAGATAAGGTTAAGACCAGGTGGGAGCGATGCAGGCCATAATGGCCTCAAGAGTATCCAGGAAACATTACAAACAACAGCCTACCCTCGGCTGAGGTTTGGTATTGGAAACGATTATCCGAAAGGGAAGCAGGTTGATTTTGTTTTGGGTAAATGGAGTGATGCTGAAATGCCCATTGTAAAAAAGAAGATCGAAGCAACCTTAGAAGTAATTGAAAGCTTTGTACTCACCGGGATTGAACGCACCATGAACCATGCAAACAAAATTGAGATAACACTTTAA
- a CDS encoding 50S ribosomal protein L25 — MKTITIEGHLRTENGKKAARQLRSQEMVPGVIYGGSEEINFYAPAKAFKTLVYTPDFQVAEINIDGKSYRTILKDLQFDKVSDKLAHVDLLELVDDKKVIATIPLKFTGAAKGVKDGGKLITKIKSLKIKAYPKYLKEAIEVDLTPLELNGNIRVEDVKADNMEVLNSPRIPIASIVLTRQLKQEEAAAPKK; from the coding sequence ATGAAGACAATTACTATCGAGGGTCACTTGAGGACCGAAAACGGGAAGAAAGCCGCCCGTCAACTTCGCTCTCAGGAAATGGTGCCTGGTGTAATTTATGGAGGCTCTGAAGAAATTAATTTCTACGCTCCTGCCAAAGCATTTAAAACTTTGGTTTACACTCCCGATTTCCAGGTTGCTGAAATAAACATTGATGGCAAGAGCTACAGAACTATTCTGAAAGATCTGCAGTTTGACAAAGTGAGCGACAAATTAGCACACGTTGATTTGCTAGAATTGGTAGACGACAAAAAAGTTATTGCTACTATTCCTTTGAAATTTACTGGTGCTGCGAAAGGTGTGAAAGATGGCGGTAAATTAATTACCAAAATCAAATCACTTAAGATCAAAGCTTATCCGAAGTATTTGAAGGAAGCTATTGAAGTGGATCTTACTCCGCTTGAATTGAATGGTAACATCCGTGTTGAAGATGTAAAAGCAGATAACATGGAAGTATTGAACTCTCCACGTATTCCTATTGCATCTATCGTGTTAACACGTCAGTTGAAACAGGAAGAAGCAGCTGCTCCTAAAAAATAA
- a CDS encoding ribose-phosphate pyrophosphokinase, whose translation MNPSAKIFSGTASKYLAEKIAAKFGIPLGQSLTQKFSDGELQPMFQESIRGDIVFLVQSTFSPAENILELLLMIDAAKRASAYKVIPVIPYYGYARQDRKDKPRVAIGSKLVANMLEAAGADRVITMDLHAAQIQGYFDIPVDHLESSSIFIPYIESLKLENLTFAAPDVGSANRIREVASYFEAEMVICDKHRKRANEIASMVVIGDVTDRDVVLIDDICDTGGTLAKAAALLKEKGARSVRALITHPVLSGKAYENIENSVLEELVVCDTIPLQKESKKIKVLSVAELFGVALRNAFENKSITSLFMHAQRRDK comes from the coding sequence ATGAACCCTTCTGCCAAGATATTTTCCGGCACAGCATCGAAGTACCTGGCCGAGAAAATTGCAGCCAAATTCGGCATTCCTTTAGGTCAAAGTCTTACACAAAAATTCAGCGACGGCGAACTTCAGCCAATGTTCCAGGAAAGCATACGAGGCGATATTGTTTTTCTGGTGCAGAGCACATTTTCACCCGCTGAGAACATTTTGGAATTATTGCTCATGATCGATGCGGCTAAACGAGCATCGGCCTATAAAGTAATTCCGGTTATTCCTTATTACGGCTATGCCCGCCAAGACAGAAAAGACAAACCTCGTGTAGCCATCGGCTCCAAGCTTGTTGCCAACATGTTAGAAGCGGCCGGCGCCGACAGGGTCATAACCATGGATCTTCACGCAGCACAGATCCAGGGGTATTTTGATATACCTGTTGATCACCTGGAATCATCGTCTATTTTTATCCCTTATATTGAGAGTTTGAAGCTCGAAAACCTTACCTTTGCGGCCCCCGACGTAGGAAGTGCCAACAGGATAAGGGAAGTGGCCAGCTATTTTGAAGCCGAAATGGTGATTTGCGACAAACATCGCAAGCGTGCAAATGAGATAGCAAGCATGGTGGTAATTGGTGATGTTACAGACAGAGACGTGGTATTGATCGATGATATCTGTGACACGGGAGGAACGCTGGCAAAAGCAGCAGCTCTTTTAAAAGAAAAAGGTGCAAGAAGTGTAAGAGCACTTATTACACATCCGGTGTTGAGTGGCAAAGCTTACGAAAACATTGAGAACAGTGTATTAGAAGAGTTGGTGGTTTGTGATACGATCCCACTCCAAAAAGAGAGTAAAAAGATCAAGGTGTTGAGTGTGGCCGAATTATTTGGCGTGGCACTTCGCAACGCTTTTGAAAACAAGAGTATCACCAGTTTATTTATGCATGCACAACGCAGGGATAAGTAA
- the radC gene encoding RadC family protein, giving the protein MQDTKTTIKQWATDDRPREKLLMKGADALSNSELIAILIGSGTSKKSAVDVAKELLTRSKDDINELAKLSLKDLMKTNGIGEARAVTIAAALELGRRRQAVESLKKSVKTSGDIAQFFQAQLKDKLHEVFAVAYLNRANKINHMEVISEGGITGTVADPRIILKKALEYNAVNIVLCHNHPSGSLKPSRADEMLTKKIKDAAVILDMNVIDHIIVSEDGYFSFADEGIL; this is encoded by the coding sequence ATGCAAGACACCAAAACTACCATTAAGCAATGGGCAACCGACGACAGACCCCGGGAAAAGCTCTTAATGAAGGGCGCAGATGCTCTTAGTAACTCAGAATTAATTGCCATTTTAATTGGCTCCGGCACTTCAAAAAAATCAGCAGTAGATGTGGCTAAAGAACTGCTAACCAGATCAAAAGATGACATTAATGAATTGGCTAAATTAAGCCTGAAAGATTTGATGAAGACCAACGGCATTGGAGAGGCCAGAGCTGTAACAATAGCTGCGGCATTGGAGCTTGGACGGAGGCGACAGGCCGTAGAATCACTGAAAAAAAGCGTAAAAACAAGTGGCGATATTGCACAGTTTTTCCAGGCACAATTGAAGGATAAATTGCACGAAGTGTTTGCAGTGGCCTACCTCAACCGGGCAAATAAGATCAATCATATGGAAGTGATCAGTGAAGGTGGTATAACCGGTACTGTTGCTGACCCACGCATCATTTTAAAGAAGGCGCTGGAATATAATGCAGTGAATATTGTTCTTTGCCATAACCATCCGAGTGGAAGTTTAAAACCAAGCCGGGCCGATGAAATGTTGACTAAGAAAATTAAAGATGCTGCGGTGATACTGGACATGAATGTGATCGATCACATCATTGTGAGTGAAGATGGATATTTCAGTTTTGCAGATGAAGGCATATTGTAA
- a CDS encoding single-stranded DNA-binding protein codes for MIKLQVIGNLGKDCVSNTVNGKNVMNFTVAHTEKYKDSTGAQREKTIWVDCAYWSDRTGIAPYLKKGTQVYVEGAPEVRTYQTQDGKSGASLSLRVLSIQLLGSRVSEGSGGGYQPQGGGYSAPSAPMNEAPIGGDSDDLPF; via the coding sequence ATGATCAAGTTACAGGTAATCGGAAATCTGGGAAAGGATTGTGTATCAAACACAGTGAATGGAAAGAATGTGATGAACTTCACCGTTGCTCACACAGAAAAATACAAAGACAGTACCGGCGCTCAGCGTGAAAAAACCATTTGGGTTGATTGTGCTTACTGGAGCGATCGTACAGGTATTGCCCCTTATTTGAAGAAAGGAACACAGGTATATGTTGAAGGTGCACCTGAAGTGCGCACATATCAAACACAGGATGGAAAAAGCGGCGCATCATTATCATTGCGTGTGCTCAGCATTCAATTATTGGGAAGCCGTGTAAGTGAAGGTTCTGGTGGTGGCTATCAACCACAGGGCGGTGGATACAGTGCACCTTCAGCACCAATGAATGAAGCTCCAATTGGTGGCGATTCAGACGATCTTCCGTTTTAA
- the mnmA gene encoding tRNA 2-thiouridine(34) synthase MnmA, translating to MSRKGKVLVAMSGGIDSTVTALMLHHEGYEVVGITMKTWDYASSGTGTKGKKETGCCNLDSFNDARAAAVQHGFPHYILDIREEFGDFVIENFVDEYLNGRTPNPCVLCNTHIKWRALLKRADAMNCDFIATGHYAKVHQHDNGRYFISKGVDETKDQSYVLWGLQQDLLQRTLLPLGGYRKTEIRQMALDYGYPELAKKAESYEICFVPDNDYRGFLKRRVDGLEERVNGGNFVDKSGKVLGQHKGYPFYTIGQRKGLDITFGKPVFVTEILPETNTVVLGDEEDLNKQEMQVGKINLLKYDTITPGMEAITKIRYKDKGTLSNLYPNADGTVNVQFYEEAKGIAPGQSAVFYEGDEVIGGGIIMRKPII from the coding sequence ATGAGCCGTAAAGGAAAAGTTTTAGTAGCAATGAGTGGCGGTATTGACAGTACCGTTACGGCTCTCATGTTACATCATGAGGGTTATGAAGTGGTGGGTATTACCATGAAAACATGGGATTATGCCAGTAGCGGAACAGGTACCAAAGGAAAGAAGGAAACCGGCTGTTGCAACCTCGATAGTTTTAATGATGCACGGGCAGCTGCAGTGCAGCATGGCTTCCCACATTATATTTTAGATATACGTGAAGAGTTTGGTGATTTTGTGATCGAGAATTTTGTGGATGAATACCTGAATGGCCGCACACCCAACCCCTGTGTGTTGTGCAATACACATATCAAGTGGCGGGCACTCCTGAAAAGAGCTGACGCCATGAACTGTGATTTTATTGCAACCGGGCATTATGCAAAAGTGCATCAACATGATAATGGCCGTTACTTCATCAGCAAAGGTGTGGATGAAACAAAAGATCAGAGTTATGTATTATGGGGGTTACAACAGGATCTGCTGCAACGCACTCTGCTTCCGTTAGGTGGTTATCGTAAAACAGAGATCAGGCAAATGGCCCTGGACTATGGCTATCCTGAACTGGCGAAAAAAGCAGAGAGCTACGAGATATGTTTTGTGCCCGATAATGATTACCGTGGCTTTTTAAAACGCCGTGTAGATGGACTGGAAGAAAGAGTGAATGGCGGAAATTTTGTTGATAAAAGCGGTAAGGTACTGGGGCAGCACAAAGGATATCCGTTCTATACCATTGGTCAACGCAAAGGATTGGATATTACATTTGGGAAGCCCGTGTTTGTAACCGAGATCCTTCCGGAAACCAACACCGTTGTTTTAGGTGATGAGGAAGATCTCAACAAACAGGAAATGCAGGTGGGCAAGATCAATTTGCTGAAATATGATACCATTACTCCCGGCATGGAAGCCATTACCAAGATCCGATATAAGGATAAAGGCACGCTATCAAACCTTTACCCAAATGCTGATGGCACTGTTAACGTTCAGTTTTATGAGGAGGCTAAAGGCATTGCACCCGGCCAAAGTGCTGTGTTTTATGAAGGCGATGAGGTAATTGGTGGAGGCATTATTATGCGGAAACCCATCATTTAA
- a CDS encoding S8 family serine peptidase, translating to MKSTCYLLVVFFILFTAVESNGQRTKHVIFLTDKNETTFSLSQPSAYLSARAIARRTKYSIAVDSTDLPVVEKYVDSIRLAGSVTILGRLRWMNAVIIQTSDAAALNKINTFPFVKKRDSIAYRKVNARLISNKSYNIIPYSFTNLRVQQPFADSLNYGNTASQIKIHYGEFLHNIGARGHNMQIAFLDGGYFGYLSNPFFDSVRIQNRILATRDFVLNEASVNEDDAHGMACFSIVAGNIPGSYVGSAPNASFYLLRTEDVGSEQLIEEYNWGSGAEYADSAGVDVISSSVGYSTFDDPAYNHTYADMNGNTTIVSRYADLAAKKGMLVVNSAGNEGNKPWKYIVAPADADSVLSVGAVNSTGIIGGFSSFGPTSDGQIKPDVVSVGQGTFLSTSGGTVGTSSGTSFSGPNMAGLATCLWQLFPEFNSYKIIETLRKSADRYTAPHEQYGYGLPDMKKATGIILAELSNMSASITNCTVNLQWNSKDISTMQYIVQRKLPGESSYNNIQTVAAKGSTFSAQNYQYNDLVTVAGTIDYRIVEVIDTSISGYRAYAIDSFSVIAGSGCNTTNINDPSIINKKIQLFPNPVAENSLQLKFTEQSNGRFILTVYNTTGQLLLTEQYNKPNGMVTHSFSLNSLAKGNYLLVVMKDGQRYAVEEFVKQ from the coding sequence ATGAAAAGCACATGTTATTTGTTGGTCGTTTTTTTCATACTGTTTACAGCAGTTGAAAGTAACGGTCAGCGAACCAAGCATGTTATTTTTCTTACTGATAAAAACGAAACAACTTTCTCCCTCTCCCAGCCTTCTGCTTATTTATCTGCAAGAGCTATAGCAAGAAGAACAAAATATAGTATTGCTGTTGACAGCACAGATCTGCCTGTTGTTGAAAAATATGTTGACAGTATTCGTTTAGCAGGGAGCGTTACGATCCTTGGCCGGTTACGTTGGATGAATGCGGTGATCATTCAAACAAGTGATGCAGCCGCATTAAATAAGATCAATACATTCCCTTTTGTGAAGAAGAGAGATAGTATTGCTTACCGAAAAGTGAACGCAAGACTTATCAGCAACAAATCATACAACATCATTCCCTACTCTTTCACAAATCTACGAGTGCAACAACCGTTTGCTGATTCATTGAATTATGGAAATACAGCTTCACAAATAAAAATCCATTACGGAGAGTTTCTGCATAACATCGGCGCACGAGGACATAACATGCAGATCGCATTTTTAGATGGAGGATATTTCGGTTATCTCAGCAATCCATTCTTCGATAGTGTACGCATTCAAAACCGCATACTCGCCACTCGAGATTTTGTATTGAATGAAGCCAGTGTGAATGAAGATGATGCACATGGCATGGCCTGTTTTTCCATTGTCGCAGGGAATATACCGGGAAGTTATGTTGGCTCCGCTCCTAATGCATCGTTCTATTTACTACGTACAGAAGATGTAGGTAGTGAACAATTGATTGAAGAATACAACTGGGGATCAGGTGCTGAGTATGCTGACAGCGCCGGTGTTGATGTCATTTCTTCTTCAGTTGGTTACAGCACCTTTGATGACCCTGCTTATAATCATACCTATGCTGATATGAATGGTAATACAACTATTGTAAGCCGGTACGCAGATCTTGCTGCAAAAAAAGGAATGCTGGTTGTGAACAGTGCGGGCAATGAAGGTAACAAGCCATGGAAATATATTGTGGCACCTGCTGATGCCGATAGTGTATTAAGTGTTGGTGCCGTAAACAGTACAGGAATAATTGGTGGTTTCTCAAGTTTTGGACCAACCAGTGACGGACAAATAAAACCTGATGTTGTTTCTGTGGGGCAGGGAACATTTCTTTCAACTTCAGGCGGAACAGTCGGTACCAGTAGTGGCACATCTTTTTCAGGACCAAACATGGCAGGGCTTGCAACTTGTTTGTGGCAACTGTTTCCTGAATTCAACAGTTATAAGATCATTGAAACTTTAAGAAAAAGCGCTGACCGGTATACAGCACCGCATGAACAATATGGCTACGGTTTACCTGATATGAAAAAAGCAACAGGAATAATTTTAGCTGAACTTTCAAACATGAGTGCATCCATTACAAATTGCACGGTCAATCTGCAATGGAACAGCAAGGATATTTCAACCATGCAATACATTGTACAGCGAAAATTGCCGGGTGAATCCAGTTATAATAACATTCAAACCGTTGCAGCAAAAGGCTCAACATTCTCTGCACAGAATTATCAATACAATGATTTGGTAACTGTGGCGGGAACTATTGATTACAGGATAGTAGAAGTAATTGATACAAGTATTTCAGGTTATCGTGCTTATGCTATTGATTCTTTCTCTGTAATTGCAGGTAGTGGATGTAACACCACTAACATCAATGATCCATCCATCATCAATAAAAAAATACAGTTGTTTCCAAATCCTGTTGCTGAAAATTCGCTTCAATTGAAATTTACAGAACAAAGCAATGGACGATTTATATTGACTGTTTATAATACTACCGGTCAATTACTTCTAACAGAACAATACAATAAACCAAACGGAATGGTTACACATTCCTTCTCACTTAATAGCCTGGCAAAAGGCAATTACTTATTAGTTGTAATGAAAGATGGACAACGGTATGCAGTAGAGGAATTTGTGAAGCAATAA
- a CDS encoding Fmu (Sun) domain-containing protein has translation MSRYYSYINSAKEIITAYNGAEPFASHLKKQFAANKKFGSKDRKQITQLCYSYFRLGKSLPEISMEERILAGLFLSSRTSNELLQHLKPEWNDIIETSREKKTELLNSVVDAPSVFPFANELSDGIDVDEFAFSHLQQPDLFLRIRPGRKETVLHQLKAADISFQLIGENTVALPNATKIEDVVMLNKDSVVQDYSSQRVGEFLGNLKSEIENQKWNVWDCCAASGGKSIMAKDILGDIDLTVSDVRETILINLKKRFQEAGIRNYKSFVADLSNSSFITHHSLFDLIIADVPCSGSGTWGRTPEQLSFFQTSSIETYSILQRNIISNTVGQLKPRGYFLYITCSVFKRENEDSVVWMQEDLKLKLVKQEVIKGYSVKADTMFAALLKK, from the coding sequence ATGAGCCGTTACTATTCATATATCAATTCTGCTAAAGAGATTATTACGGCTTATAACGGTGCCGAACCTTTTGCATCGCATCTTAAAAAACAATTTGCTGCTAATAAAAAGTTTGGGAGTAAAGACAGGAAACAGATCACACAGCTTTGTTATTCTTATTTCCGTTTGGGGAAGTCTTTACCGGAAATTTCCATGGAAGAAAGAATATTAGCCGGATTATTTCTCAGCAGCAGAACTTCAAACGAACTGCTGCAGCATTTAAAACCGGAGTGGAATGATATAATTGAAACAAGCAGAGAAAAGAAAACAGAACTGTTGAATAGTGTTGTTGATGCTCCTTCTGTTTTTCCATTTGCCAATGAGTTGAGTGACGGAATTGATGTGGATGAATTTGCATTTAGTCATCTGCAACAGCCGGATTTGTTTTTACGAATACGACCCGGACGAAAAGAAACGGTACTTCATCAATTGAAAGCAGCAGACATTTCTTTTCAGTTGATCGGGGAGAATACAGTTGCATTACCAAATGCAACAAAGATCGAAGATGTTGTCATGCTGAATAAAGATTCAGTAGTGCAGGATTACAGTTCGCAAAGGGTAGGAGAGTTTCTTGGAAATCTGAAATCTGAAATCGAAAATCAAAAATGGAACGTTTGGGATTGTTGTGCAGCCAGCGGTGGGAAATCCATCATGGCAAAAGATATTCTGGGTGATATTGATTTAACAGTAAGCGATGTACGTGAAACTATTCTCATCAATTTAAAAAAACGTTTTCAAGAGGCAGGGATTAGAAACTACAAAAGTTTCGTTGCGGATCTTTCAAACTCATCATTCATCACTCATCACTCATTATTCGATCTCATCATCGCCGATGTTCCCTGCAGTGGTTCAGGTACCTGGGGACGTACGCCTGAGCAATTATCTTTTTTTCAAACATCATCCATTGAAACATACAGCATCTTACAGAGGAATATCATTTCCAATACAGTTGGACAACTAAAACCGAGGGGGTATTTTTTATACATTACCTGTTCAGTATTTAAGAGAGAAAATGAAGATAGCGTTGTGTGGATGCAGGAAGATTTGAAATTGAAGTTAGTAAAACAGGAAGTAATCAAAGGTTATTCAGTTAAGGCTGATACTATGTTTGCTGCATTATTAAAGAAATAG
- the odhB gene encoding 2-oxoglutarate dehydrogenase complex dihydrolipoyllysine-residue succinyltransferase — protein sequence MIDIKVPTVGESISEVSLLKWTKPDGAWVERDEVIAELESEKATFEINAEKAGILKHGAKEGDTLNIGDVVCQIDETAAKPEGAAVSEAPAAAKAPKKEETKSTAPVTAVANDIKATPVAAAIIADKKVDPQTIKASGTGGKILKDDVLQAISNPGKQAFKGAELFSRNVRKEKMSNLRKTISRRLVESKNTTAMLTTFNEVDMTRIMEIRTKYKDKFKELHGVNLGFMSFFGKACAIALSEWPAVNASIDAEEIIYHDYADISIAVSTPRGLTVPVMRNVESMSMADVEKKVVELAGKARDNKLTMEELTGGTFTITNGGVFGSLMSTPIINLPQSAILGMHKIQERPMAVNGQVVVRPMMYLALSYDHRIIDGRESVSFLVRVKELLENPELLLFGKDPVKTLLEV from the coding sequence ATGATTGATATAAAAGTTCCTACTGTAGGTGAATCGATAAGTGAAGTTTCATTATTAAAATGGACCAAGCCCGATGGAGCATGGGTAGAGCGTGATGAAGTGATCGCTGAACTGGAAAGTGAAAAAGCAACCTTTGAGATCAATGCCGAAAAAGCAGGTATCCTGAAACATGGTGCAAAGGAAGGTGATACGCTCAATATTGGTGATGTTGTTTGTCAGATAGATGAAACAGCAGCTAAACCTGAAGGAGCGGCAGTTTCTGAAGCACCTGCAGCAGCAAAAGCCCCAAAGAAAGAAGAAACAAAATCAACAGCTCCTGTAACAGCAGTTGCAAACGATATAAAAGCAACACCCGTTGCAGCAGCAATCATTGCTGATAAAAAAGTTGATCCTCAAACAATCAAAGCATCTGGTACCGGTGGTAAGATATTAAAGGATGATGTGTTACAGGCCATCTCCAATCCCGGTAAGCAGGCATTCAAAGGTGCAGAGTTGTTTAGCCGTAATGTGCGGAAAGAAAAAATGAGCAACCTGCGTAAAACCATCAGCCGTCGTTTGGTGGAAAGTAAGAACACCACTGCAATGCTCACCACTTTTAATGAAGTGGATATGACTCGCATCATGGAGATCCGTACGAAGTACAAAGACAAATTCAAAGAATTACATGGTGTGAATCTGGGCTTCATGAGTTTCTTTGGAAAAGCTTGTGCCATTGCATTAAGCGAATGGCCTGCAGTGAATGCATCCATTGATGCTGAAGAAATTATTTATCATGATTATGCAGATATTTCAATTGCTGTTTCTACGCCACGTGGTTTAACGGTGCCTGTAATGCGCAATGTTGAAAGCATGAGCATGGCTGATGTAGAAAAGAAAGTAGTTGAATTAGCTGGTAAAGCAAGAGATAATAAATTAACGATGGAAGAACTTACCGGCGGTACATTCACCATCACCAATGGTGGTGTGTTCGGAAGTTTGATGAGTACACCCATTATTAATTTGCCGCAAAGTGCTATCTTAGGAATGCATAAAATTCAGGAGCGACCAATGGCAGTGAACGGACAAGTGGTGGTTCGCCCAATGATGTACCTGGCATTAAGTTATGATCACAGAATTATAGATGGAAGAGAGAGTGTGAGCTTTTTAGTTCGTGTAAAGGAATTGCTGGAAAACCCTGAACTGTTATTGTTCGGAAAAGATCCGGTGAAGACTTTGTTAGAAGTATAA